A region from the Lolium perenne isolate Kyuss_39 chromosome 4, Kyuss_2.0, whole genome shotgun sequence genome encodes:
- the LOC127347810 gene encoding uncharacterized protein, whose translation MAAYEALAPEWWDERDWAFTDESEDDASLTDGEDNLHLLARPETEAAARDRLSELPDHILLNILERVDTMDALRTCILSKRMLQLPAMLSRFDIDVGSLTQHHGKASQRYLSITHVARYNNALAGVTEKILCRRSSEIPIIHKLRVRCYLRPDECLPITRALASTMATQEVENAEFVSLVEDPYIGSRPDERYAKRFNTCLGDCPAAFAGLTRLWLCNMRFGKLDIPNILSTCKRLEHLRLSCCDAGLGSVLLVEHDQLVELIVERGHYEAVHLYRLPKLQCLTCAGWCFPVPLAFGYVPLLSTLSLAQTGISLTTDIHLSQLLTNVPSISELHLDFRSEKIWVVPECPKLLAPVFGKLEYVNLDNLREGCDIAWTNFILEAAPRLRELCITVWDHSCEMMTNEYARRGLGYCEKANVEWQPSVPGLKHRNLVKLTIHGFQPNENMVQYVRNIMKVAVNMREISLHDRKACEHCRYLYHRVKVCPSTYPRTSEKKDMLRVEMTKELGIAALPAVIHFRS comes from the exons AGACCGGAAACTGAAGCAGCCGCTCGCGATAGGCTTAGTGAGCTGCCTGATCACATCCTACTCAACATCCTAGAGCGGGTGGACACGATGGATGCCTTGAGAACCTGCATCCTCTCGAAGAGAATGCTGCAGCTCCCCGCCATGCTCTCGCGGTTCGACATAGATGTTGGCTCCCTCACGCAGCACCATGGCAAGGCATCCCAACGCTATTTGAGCATTACTCACGTTGCTCGGTACAACAATGCTCTGGCTGGTGTCACGGAGAAGATCCTGTGTAGGAGGAGTTCAGAGATACCCATCATCCACAAGCTGAGGGTCAGATGCTATTTGAGGCCTGATGAGTGTCTCCCCATCACCAGAGCTTTGGCCAGCACCATGGCGACCCAGGAGGTCGAAAACGCCGAGTTTGTGTCCCTCGTAGAGGACCCCTATATAGGATCCAGACCTGACGAGCGCTATGCGAAGCGATTCAATACCTGTCTTGGTGACTGTCCAGCTGCATTTGCTGGCCTCACACGCCTGTGGCTGTGCAACATGAGGTTTGGCAAACTGGACATCCCCAACATCCTCAGCACCTGCAAGCGGCTGGAGCACCTGCGCCTCTCGTGCTGCGACGCAGGTCTCGGTTCGGTGCTGCTAGTagaacatgatcaacttgttgagCTCATAGTCGAGCGTGGCCATTATGAGGCAGTCCATCTCTACCGTCTACCAAAACTCCAATGTCTGACTTGTGCTGGTTGGTGTTTTCCAGTCCCACTGGCTTTTGGCTATGTCCCGCTGCTTTCAACACTAAGTCTTGCACAAACGGGTATTAGTTTAACTACGGATATCCACTTAAGTCAGCTCCTTACTAATGTCCCCTCAATAAGCGAGCTGCACCTGGATTTTAGAAGTGAAAAG ATTTGGGTTGTACCAGAATGCCCTAAACTGCTAGCTCCTGTGTTTGGAAAACTAGAGTATGTGAATCTGGATAATCTCCGTGAAGGATGTGATATTGCTTGGACCAACTTCATTCTTGAAGCCGCGCCCCGCCTACGGGAGTTATGCATCACGGTCTGGGATCACTCGTGCGAAATGATGACAAACGAGTACGCTCGAAGGGGACTTGGATACTGCGAGAAAGCAAATGTGGAGTGGCAACCATCTGTACCTGGTCTCAAGCACAGGAATCTGGTCAAGCTTACCATCCACGGCTTCCAACCCAATGAAAACATGGTGCAATACGTGAGGAACATCATGAAAGTCGCCGTGAACATGAGGGAGATATCGCTGCACGACAGAAAGGCGTGTGAGCACTGCCGGTACTTGTATCACAGAGTCAAGGTATGCCCTTCTACATATCCGAGGACCAGCGAGAAGAAGGATATGCTGAGGGTGGAGATGACCAAGGAACTGGGGATTGCGGCATTGCCTGCTGTGATCCACTTCAGGTCATGA
- the LOC127296133 gene encoding josephin-like protein translates to MESSLARSEANPDEEGPGSAESSGGGGSKVYHERQRMQFCLLHALNNLMQEKESFTRADLDGISENLALTDPNKDKWTPLSLIWKPHHNALTGNYDVNVLIAALEARKKKVVWHDHRKGASSIDLDAEALAGLMINVPVRRFRGLWSGRHWVAIRSVDGVWFNLDSDLSSAKQFQGKEELIVFLDSVLSQGGELMIVLQDE, encoded by the exons ATGGAGTCTTCGTTAGCCAGATCAGAAGCAAATCCGGACGAGGAAGGACCAGGCTCGGCGgaaagcagcggcggcggcggcagcaagGTGTACCACGAAAGGCAGAGGATGCAGTTCTGTCTCCTCCACGCCCTCAACAACCTTATGCAG GAAAAGGAATCTTTCACCCGAGCTGACTTGGATGGTATTTCTGAAAATCTTGCTCTTACCGACCCAAACAAGGACAAATGGACTCCCCTATCGTTGATTTGGAAGCCCCACCACAATGCATTAACCGGGAACTACGATGTAAATGTACTTATCGCGGCGTTAGAAGCAAGAAAGAAGAAGGTAGTCTGGCATGATCACCGGAAGGGTGCATCTTCGATAGATCTGGATGCAGAAGCGCTGGCAGGTCTTATGATCAATGTACCTGTCAGGAGGTTTAGGGGGCTCTGGTCAGGCAGGCATTGGGTGGCAATTCGAAGCGTTGATGGTGTCTGGTTTAATTTGGACAGTGATTTATCCTCAGCCAAGCAGTTTCAGGGCAAAGAAGAACTAATTGTGTTTCTGGACAGTGTCCTTAGTCAAGGCGGAGAACTCATGATTGTGCTGCAGGATGAATGA